In Methylomonas sp. ZR1, one DNA window encodes the following:
- a CDS encoding methyl-accepting chemotaxis protein, with product MDFVISPAIALMDRLRYPAKFALLFSIVLIPMLFMAGTLIRQFQQEIDSLAQERHGLSYIAALRKPIEHIQQHRGMTSAFRNGATQFKERITSKREEIDGYFAELEKTDRELHDALQTDKMLSKLSQQWNVIKTHSQDQELSAVITAHNVLIADGLKLLNHISNTSGIILDPKLDSFHMGFVLTSDLPALIEVMGQTRALASGIAAKGSHTPQSLTKLLILMANIETYARKVDEGLAVAFAENPEVSRNMRGTNENYRTALQTMLGLLRQQLVESETISVGSDTVFETSTQAITQSYQLYTGLIAELDLLFRTRSAAAEQFLQFTLAGLIGVLLVVIVLLLGLTKSVNRNITAINLATKRVAQNDLSARIHIDANDEMREIAENFNAMIETSSALLKEIIHTSAELHTSAQKVYTVANQSATHLDRQREEITSVATAVNQMSATIQDVASTTNTAAQAASTANEQTKNGQSIVASATLSISQLAKDIEGAANVIQSLEKSSESIGSLVDVIKSIAEQTNLLALNAAIEAARAGEHGRGFAVVADEVRSLASRTQESTAVIENMIGELQAGSRKAVTVMQQSRTQANVGVEKSREAMQSLEAISQSVETIDAMNLQIASAAEEQTAVTEEINRNIVHITNLSEHTSSGANQTTAEARQLNQLAENLQKLTTQFKLNI from the coding sequence ATGGATTTTGTCATTTCGCCCGCAATCGCCTTGATGGATAGGCTGCGCTATCCCGCAAAATTTGCGCTGCTATTCAGCATCGTGCTGATCCCGATGCTGTTCATGGCCGGCACCTTGATCAGACAATTTCAACAGGAAATCGACTCCTTGGCGCAAGAACGCCATGGCCTAAGTTACATCGCCGCCCTCAGAAAACCAATCGAACACATTCAGCAGCATCGGGGCATGACCAGCGCATTTCGCAACGGCGCAACCCAATTTAAGGAACGCATCACGAGTAAACGCGAAGAAATCGACGGCTATTTTGCGGAACTGGAAAAAACCGACCGCGAACTGCATGACGCCTTGCAAACCGACAAGATGCTTTCCAAGCTCAGCCAACAGTGGAACGTCATCAAAACACACTCCCAGGATCAAGAGTTAAGTGCTGTGATAACCGCTCATAACGTGTTGATTGCCGATGGTTTGAAGCTACTAAACCATATTTCGAACACGTCCGGCATCATTCTCGACCCCAAGCTGGATAGCTTTCATATGGGCTTCGTACTGACGTCCGATTTGCCCGCATTAATCGAAGTGATGGGGCAAACACGGGCGCTGGCGTCCGGCATCGCCGCCAAAGGCAGCCACACGCCGCAATCCTTGACCAAGTTGTTGATCTTAATGGCCAATATAGAAACCTATGCCCGCAAGGTGGATGAAGGCTTGGCCGTGGCGTTTGCGGAAAATCCCGAAGTGTCGCGAAACATGCGTGGCACCAATGAAAACTACCGAACAGCCTTACAAACCATGCTCGGTTTATTACGCCAGCAATTGGTCGAAAGCGAAACCATTTCTGTTGGTAGCGATACAGTATTCGAAACCTCCACCCAAGCCATCACCCAGTCTTACCAGCTCTACACCGGACTGATAGCCGAACTCGACCTGCTTTTTCGCACCCGCAGCGCGGCGGCTGAACAGTTTTTACAATTTACGCTGGCTGGGCTAATCGGGGTGTTGTTGGTGGTCATTGTGCTATTGCTAGGCTTAACCAAGTCGGTCAATCGCAACATAACCGCAATTAACCTCGCAACTAAGCGCGTTGCCCAAAACGACCTGAGCGCGAGAATACATATTGATGCCAACGATGAAATGCGGGAGATTGCCGAAAACTTTAACGCCATGATAGAAACCAGTTCGGCTTTGCTGAAAGAAATCATTCATACCAGTGCCGAATTGCATACGTCGGCGCAAAAAGTCTACACAGTTGCCAACCAAAGTGCGACTCATCTCGACCGGCAACGCGAAGAAATCACCTCGGTTGCGACCGCGGTGAACCAGATGAGCGCAACCATCCAGGACGTTGCCTCCACCACCAATACGGCGGCCCAAGCGGCCAGCACCGCTAACGAGCAAACAAAAAACGGTCAGAGCATAGTGGCAAGCGCCACACTATCGATCAGCCAATTGGCTAAAGACATCGAAGGTGCTGCCAATGTGATTCAAAGTCTGGAAAAAAGCAGCGAATCCATAGGTTCATTGGTGGACGTGATTAAAAGTATCGCCGAACAAACCAACTTATTGGCATTGAATGCCGCCATTGAAGCCGCCCGCGCCGGCGAACACGGCCGCGGTTTTGCGGTAGTGGCGGATGAAGTTCGCAGCCTGGCAAGCCGTACCCAAGAATCGACTGCCGTAATCGAAAATATGATAGGCGAATTACAGGCCGGATCGCGCAAAGCGGTCACCGTGATGCAGCAAAGCCGTACGCAAGCTAATGTAGGTGTGGAGAAATCTCGGGAGGCCATGCAATCCCTGGAAGCGATCAGCCAATCGGTGGAAACCATCGACGCGATGAACCTGCAAATTGCCAGCGCGGCCGAAGAGCAAACGGCTGTGACCGAGGAAATCAATCGGAATATCGTCCACATTACCAATTTGTCGGAACACACCAGTAGCGGGGCTAATCAGACTACCGCCGAAGCCCGCCAGCTGAATCAGCTAGCGGAAAACTTACAAAAACTAACCACGCAATTCAAACTGAATATCTAG
- a CDS encoding symmetrical bis(5'-nucleosyl)-tetraphosphatase, with product MTTYAIGSVNGDYRALMQRLTTIGFDPLEDRLWFAGNLVNHGPESLQVLRYVKSLGKAAVVVLGKQELHLLSVALGYTPMTPEDTLHEILNAPDRDELLKWLRLRSLIHHDAKLNFTLVHAGIPGEWSFSQALTFAYEVESVLSGSNYAAFLENRKQDQSRWHAKLRGWKRLNFIANAYTQMAYCNEQGKLDFNATGPVDAQPSGLMPWYRVPNRLTSQLNLVFADDAHFADSNCAGFYPLPALSALRLSTSGAMIAAMS from the coding sequence GCCATCGGCAGCGTAAACGGCGATTACCGAGCACTGATGCAACGGCTGACCACCATCGGCTTTGACCCATTGGAAGATCGACTGTGGTTTGCCGGCAATCTTGTCAATCACGGGCCGGAATCTTTGCAAGTACTGCGTTACGTGAAAAGCCTGGGCAAAGCAGCTGTTGTGGTATTGGGCAAACAAGAACTCCATCTCTTGAGCGTTGCGCTGGGCTATACGCCAATGACCCCGGAAGATACCTTGCATGAAATTCTTAACGCGCCGGACCGGGACGAATTATTGAAATGGCTACGATTGCGTAGCCTGATTCATCACGATGCCAAGCTTAATTTTACGCTGGTGCATGCCGGGATTCCCGGCGAATGGAGCTTTAGCCAGGCGCTGACTTTTGCGTATGAAGTGGAATCGGTTTTATCGGGAAGCAATTACGCGGCGTTTCTGGAAAACCGAAAGCAAGACCAGTCGCGCTGGCATGCCAAACTGCGCGGCTGGAAACGGCTGAATTTTATTGCCAATGCCTATACGCAAATGGCCTATTGCAATGAACAAGGCAAGCTGGATTTCAACGCAACGGGCCCAGTCGATGCTCAACCGAGCGGTTTAATGCCTTGGTATCGTGTCCCCAACCGGCTGACATCGCAATTGAACCTAGTTTTTGCCGATGACGCGCATTTTGCCGATAGTAATTGCGCCGGCTTCTATCCGCTGCCCGCTTTGTCGGCTTTGCGATTATCCACATCCGGCGCAATGATTGCAGCAATGTCTTAA
- a CDS encoding pentapeptide repeat-containing protein yields the protein MQYDSGVCRTLVAFSLGFWLLPCAAAELTREGVIAIIAEAGSQQPNLIKKDLSGLDLSGIDFNKADLFSSNLDGAKLTAAKMVGVNLNLAQMRNANLQNADLSYASLYGVLMDYADLSGADLSRSRVTGSLNNVNFAGAKLKQANLGPNSASPRQLRDKLEMNNAILNNADLSEANFNYALMSNTSLRHANLSGGQFIWADLSGANLDGATISGADFRSAKFDDANLTNVTGADTALGFKK from the coding sequence ATGCAATACGATTCCGGTGTTTGCCGAACATTGGTAGCTTTCAGTTTGGGTTTTTGGCTATTGCCATGCGCTGCGGCGGAACTCACTCGAGAAGGCGTTATCGCGATTATAGCCGAGGCCGGCAGTCAGCAGCCGAACTTGATCAAGAAAGACCTGTCGGGTTTGGATTTATCCGGAATCGATTTCAATAAAGCCGACCTGTTTTCCAGCAATCTTGACGGGGCAAAGCTAACGGCAGCTAAAATGGTAGGTGTCAATCTCAATCTTGCGCAGATGCGTAATGCGAATTTGCAGAATGCCGATTTATCCTATGCCAGCTTATATGGCGTGCTGATGGATTATGCCGACTTATCCGGCGCGGACTTGAGCCGCAGCCGCGTCACCGGATCGTTGAACAATGTTAATTTCGCCGGCGCCAAATTAAAACAGGCCAATTTAGGTCCTAATTCGGCGAGTCCGCGGCAACTGCGCGATAAGTTGGAAATGAACAATGCGATACTGAACAATGCGGATTTGAGCGAGGCTAATTTTAATTACGCGCTGATGAGCAACACATCGCTCCGCCATGCCAACTTGAGCGGCGGTCAGTTTATCTGGGCGGACTTGTCCGGCGCCAATTTAGACGGCGCGACCATTTCCGGCGCGGATTTTAGAAGTGCCAAGTTTGATGATGCAAATTTGACTAATGTGACAGGGGCCGATACAGCCCTGGGCTTTAAAAAATGA